The sequence GACATGTTCGGCGGCAAGATCGTGAACAAGACCAAAGGCAAAGAGTTCACCTTTGCACCTTTCCCACCGTTCATGAAGACGATCATCGAAAAAGGCGGCCTCAAAGGCTGGGTGCTGGAGAGGCTGCGGGGGTAGTTCGCTTCCTACGTTTTGGGATGTTACCCTTATATGAGGATACAATAACATGAATACCAATATCGAATCGGTTACCACCGAAGAATTCAAACGGAGTCTTCCCAGACTGTGTCTCAGTCCGCGCGTTCTACCCAGGAAAAGACGTGACCTGCAGATTCTGTTCAAGAGCGTCGCCATAACACTGGATACGAAGAAGCAATACACGGCTGCCGAATTCGACCAGCACCTACAGTCCTGGTTGGAGAGTGTGGGCTCCGGTCTTCGAGTGGATCATGTCACCCTGCGGCGGCATCTTGTGGATGAGGATTATGTACGCAGGGATCGGGCCGGGGGAACCTACGTACCGGTCCGCCGGGCGCGGTCTGAAATCTTCGAGCCCGACGTTGAGGAGATTGATCCCTTGAGCCTGGTTAACGAAGCAATCCTTCAGCGAGAAGATCGAAAGCGTCGTCACCGGAGCAAGTAGGTCGGCAGGTCTGTTCAGGTTATGGTACTTAGGGTCGTGTCGCATTGTGTTGGGTACCGTTTCACAAGAAGACCAATGCCCTCCCGTTTTGTCATGTCGGACTTGATCCAGCACAGGTAAACCTGTTATTCGCGCTGAGCGCGTTATTCTACATCCGTAATCCTTATGTGAGCAGGGCTCCTAACTGGAGGTCCCAAGACTGGATTCCGGCCTTCGCCGGAATGACGGTGGAGGGCCACGCACGGCGATGGTAATCCAACTTTCCTCCTCCGCCTACTTGACCCAGAGGCGCATTCAATTATATTCCGACCTATTGATCCTGTAGCGGTAACACCCTTCGACTGCGCTCAGGGTGACAGGGTCAAGCCCTGTAATTGGCGCTTTGCGCCCTGCGTATTGGCATTCGACAACGGTACCCCACCCAGAGCAAGGCGTTGGGTGGGTTGTGATCAGATAACAACGAGAGGAAAAAGAACTTGCACAAGATAGCAGTTTTAGGCGGAGACGGAATCGGACCGGAAGTGACGACAGAAGCACTCAAAGTGCTCCAAGTTGCATCAGAACTTACAGGCTTCAAATACGAAACGACCGAGTATCCATTCGGATCGGAACATTACCTCAAGACAGGCGAACTGGTACCGGATTCGGTCTACGACGAATACCGTCAGCACGACGCTATCTACCTTGGCGCCATCGGTGACCCGCGCTGCGAAGTCGGCCTGGTCGAACGCGCAGTGATTGCAGGCATCAGGTTCAAGCTGGATCTGTATATCAATCTGCGACCGATCAAACTGTATTCCGAAGCACTCTGCCCGATCAAAAACAAAAAGTGCGAAGATGTCGACATGGTAGTCGTGCGCGAAAACACCGAAGATGTCTACACCGGTCTCGGCGGTATAATGAAGGCAGGCACACCGGATGAAGTGGCTATCGCCAACATGGTGTTCACGCGCAAAGGTTGCGAGCGGGCCGTGCGCTACGCTTTCGAACTGGCCAAAGCGCGCAACAAGGACAACAAAGTCACGCTGGTTGACAAGGCCAACGCAATCCGTGCCCAGGATATCTGGACCCGCACCATGGAAGAGGTCGGCTCCGAGTATCCCGATATCGAGAAGGACCATGCATACATTGACGCCGCCTGTATGTGGCTGGTGAAAAACCCTGAGTGGTTCGATGTTGTCGTAACCACTAACATTTTCGGTGACATTTTCACCGACCTCGGCGCTATGGTGCAGGGCGGTATGGGTATCGCCGCTTCCGGCAACATTCATCCGGGGCAGGTATCAATGTTCGAGCCAATCCACGGTTCGGCGCCCAAGTACAAAGACAAGAACGTCGCCTGTCCGATAGCCGCGATTATGGCCGGACAGATGATGCTTGATTTCCTTGGCGAGAAAGAGGGCGCCGCCGTTATAGAGAATGCGGTAACGTCGCTGCTAAAGTCAGGCAAGCTACCGTCGCTGGATGCCCGCAGCGGTTTCTCGACTTCGCAAGTCGGCGACATGGTTGTGGACGAACTGAAAAAAAGTAATACCCGCACGACCAGCGTCTGAAGACAACGCCGGTTATGCATATAGACAAAGACAGAGCAGAACGCATAGCGTAAGGAGAAAGACTATGGCGTTTACCAAAGCGTATGTTCCCTATGGAGGATACTGGAGCAGCCCCTACGCCAAATGGCAGGGGAGTTTTGCCGACATGCATTCGATGAAACTGGCCGCCACAACGGCTGCCAAGTTTTTTGAGGCGCGCAAGATCGCGCCGGACCGGTTTGACAATTGCTATCTCGGTTTGACCATTCCGCAGCAGCACAGTTTCTACGGCGGTCCCTGGTTGGCCGGATTGTTCGGCGATGGCGGCATTACCGGGCCCTGGATCAACCAGGCATGTATCACCGGCGCTGTCTGCGTCAAGATGGCTTCGCAGGACATTGACGGCGGGGTGGCTCAGTCCAGTCTTGTGGTTGCCGCCGACCGTTGCTCCAACGGTCCGCATCTGTACTATCCCAGCCAGTCCGCCCCGGGTGGAACAGGGAAGGCCGAAAACTGGGTGTGGGACAATTTCAGCTTCGATCCCTGGGCAAAGGGATCGATGATTCAAACGGCTGAGAACGTCGCCAAAGAGTGCGACATCTCAAAAGATGAACAGGACGAATTGACTCAGCGTCGGTTCGAACAGTACCAGATGGCCTTTGCCGACGACCGGGCTTTTCAGAAGAAGTACATGATTCCGGTCGAGGTCGGAAGGGGTAAGCGTGCGAAATCCATAGATGCCGACGAAGGTGTCTTCCCAACGACGCTCGACGGACTAAAGGGGCTCAAGCCGATGATGCCCGAAGGGACGGTTTCGTTCGGCTCACAGACTCACCCGGCCGATGGTAACTCCGGAATGATCGTTACGACCAAAGAGATCGCGGCTGAGTTGGCCACAGATTCCAAAATTGAAATCCAGTTTGTCGGATTCGGTACTGCCCGCACCAAGAAGGGTTACATGGCTATGGCGGTCGCTCCGGCGGCCAAAGCAGCGCTTGAGGACGCCGGTATCAGTGTTGGTGATTTGAAGGCTGTGCATACTCACAACCCGTTTGCGGTGAATGACATTCATCTGTCACGCGAACTGGGCTATGACAAAAACGAAATGAATAACTACGGCAGCCCGTTGATCTGGGGACACCCCCAGGGACCGACGGCTCTCCGGGTCATAATGGAACTAATCGAAGAATTGGCCACCAAGGGTGGCGGCTACGGTCTTTTTGCCGGATGCGCCGCCGGCGATACCGCGGCAGGATGTGTCGTGAAAGTATCCGGTTAGTATAGGCTATCTCAGTCCACGATTCACGGGCGGGTCTTTTTGGACTCGCCCGTTTCTATTCTTGGGCGTGGTGTACGTCCTCGTGCGCCACGCAACTGCAGGGGCAGACGGGGACGTCTGCCGCCCACAAGCTTACCTGTCTCGGATCGGACTCGCCCGTTTCTTTTGCGTATCTTGTCC comes from Candidatus Zixiibacteriota bacterium and encodes:
- a CDS encoding DUF2087 domain-containing protein — encoded protein: MNTNIESVTTEEFKRSLPRLCLSPRVLPRKRRDLQILFKSVAITLDTKKQYTAAEFDQHLQSWLESVGSGLRVDHVTLRRHLVDEDYVRRDRAGGTYVPVRRARSEIFEPDVEEIDPLSLVNEAILQREDRKRRHRSK
- a CDS encoding 3-isopropylmalate dehydrogenase yields the protein MHKIAVLGGDGIGPEVTTEALKVLQVASELTGFKYETTEYPFGSEHYLKTGELVPDSVYDEYRQHDAIYLGAIGDPRCEVGLVERAVIAGIRFKLDLYINLRPIKLYSEALCPIKNKKCEDVDMVVVRENTEDVYTGLGGIMKAGTPDEVAIANMVFTRKGCERAVRYAFELAKARNKDNKVTLVDKANAIRAQDIWTRTMEEVGSEYPDIEKDHAYIDAACMWLVKNPEWFDVVVTTNIFGDIFTDLGAMVQGGMGIAASGNIHPGQVSMFEPIHGSAPKYKDKNVACPIAAIMAGQMMLDFLGEKEGAAVIENAVTSLLKSGKLPSLDARSGFSTSQVGDMVVDELKKSNTRTTSV
- a CDS encoding thiolase family protein is translated as MAFTKAYVPYGGYWSSPYAKWQGSFADMHSMKLAATTAAKFFEARKIAPDRFDNCYLGLTIPQQHSFYGGPWLAGLFGDGGITGPWINQACITGAVCVKMASQDIDGGVAQSSLVVAADRCSNGPHLYYPSQSAPGGTGKAENWVWDNFSFDPWAKGSMIQTAENVAKECDISKDEQDELTQRRFEQYQMAFADDRAFQKKYMIPVEVGRGKRAKSIDADEGVFPTTLDGLKGLKPMMPEGTVSFGSQTHPADGNSGMIVTTKEIAAELATDSKIEIQFVGFGTARTKKGYMAMAVAPAAKAALEDAGISVGDLKAVHTHNPFAVNDIHLSRELGYDKNEMNNYGSPLIWGHPQGPTALRVIMELIEELATKGGGYGLFAGCAAGDTAAGCVVKVSG